The Thermodesulfobacteriota bacterium genome has a window encoding:
- a CDS encoding response regulator, whose translation MTTPFNNRILVIDDDPEILAAVCRILSPPPARGEGQVAELAALLADSAPDTPSLAAVSRRFEVETARQGEAGYRQLAAAATAGQPYAVVFVDMRMPPGWDGVRTIRAIHDADRHAQIVIVTAYADAPVSEIVARVGFTDRLLYLKKPFDPEEILQLADSLCMRWNLEEKVRGFIRLLERIVTGVGELDLSGGIERLKPSLTDLLGQFGEFLGTPDLFLAQITAGGVALRIGLGRFANGLAAEPAFAGLLERVRAQCRLKAVMQVDEFLVIPILLHACESVVVGLSPRRPVEGMDDLLTALAANVARLLDQASRASELRQEVARLRAREAQLTARLAELESRRQD comes from the coding sequence ATGACCACTCCCTTCAACAACCGCATTCTCGTCATCGACGACGATCCCGAGATCCTGGCCGCTGTCTGCCGGATCCTCTCGCCACCGCCGGCCCGGGGCGAAGGCCAGGTTGCCGAGCTGGCCGCCCTTCTGGCGGACAGCGCTCCGGATACCCCGTCTCTTGCGGCCGTCAGCCGCCGCTTCGAGGTGGAGACCGCCCGGCAGGGCGAGGCCGGGTACCGGCAGCTGGCAGCGGCCGCGACCGCCGGCCAGCCCTATGCGGTGGTCTTTGTGGATATGCGCATGCCACCCGGCTGGGACGGGGTGCGCACCATCCGGGCCATCCACGACGCCGACCGCCATGCCCAGATCGTCATCGTCACCGCCTATGCCGATGCCCCGGTCTCGGAGATCGTGGCCCGGGTCGGCTTCACCGATCGGCTGCTCTATCTCAAGAAGCCTTTCGATCCGGAGGAGATCCTGCAGCTGGCGGACTCCCTGTGCATGCGCTGGAACCTGGAAGAGAAGGTGCGAGGCTTCATCCGGCTCCTGGAGCGGATCGTCACCGGGGTAGGGGAGCTGGATCTGTCCGGCGGCATCGAGCGGCTGAAGCCCTCGCTGACCGACCTTCTCGGCCAGTTCGGCGAGTTTCTGGGCACACCGGACCTGTTCCTGGCCCAGATCACGGCTGGTGGCGTGGCCCTCCGGATCGGGCTTGGCCGCTTCGCCAACGGCCTGGCGGCAGAGCCCGCCTTTGCCGGCCTCCTGGAGCGGGTTCGGGCCCAGTGTCGCCTCAAGGCCGTGATGCAGGTGGACGAGTTCCTGGTCATCCCCATCCTCCTCCATGCCTGCGAGAGCGTGGTTGTGGGTCTGTCGCCCCGGCGGCCGGTGGAGGGGATGGATGACCTGCTCACCGCCTTGGCCGCCAACGTGGCGCGCCTCCTGGATCAGGCCAGCCGAGCCAGCGAGCTGCGGCAGGAGGTTGCCCGGCTGCGGGCCCGGGAGGCGCAGCTGACCGCCCGGCTGGCCGAGCTGGAGAGCCGGCGGCAGGACTGA